GCGCCCCACCGCCGGGATGTCGAGGCGGTCGCGGATCGAGGCGGCGGCAGCGCCCAGGGTCAGCGCCCGCACCAGGTCGCCCCGCTCCACCTCGACGAGCGCCAGCCCTTCGATGTTCGGCGCCATGTGCGAGCTGTCGATCGGCACGACGTCCAGCACCTCAAGGAAGAACCGCTCCGCACCATCCACATCGGACAGTGCAAGCCGGAGCGCGCCCGCGGTGTGCAGCGCGGCCGAGAGCTGGGCCGGTGATCCGTGTTCGCGCAGCACGGGCAGGCACTTCGCCAGCGCCTCCTCCGCTCCGGCCAGGTCACCGACGCGGAACAGCGCCCACGCGACGGTGTACTCGCAGAACGCGGTCTCGGCGACGCGCCCCAAGGGACGCACCACCTCCAGGCACTCGCGGTACGCCACGACAGCGGCCGGAACGTCTTCGCACACCAGCAAAGCGAGCGCGAGCGTGTCCAGCGCGTCGGCGAGCGCGATCGGGTCGTCACGACCTCGCTGAGCCTCAACCGCTTGCCGCGCAAGGGAAAGCCCTGCGGACCGATCAACCTGGAAGCACGCGAAGCGCGCGGCCATCGCCAACGCCATGCCCCGGTACTTCGACGCCGGGACCCGCTCCACCGTCTCCGCCAGCAGTTCCCGCGCAGGAGCCGGGAGTTCGCGCTGCTGCCACACGCTGGCGAGCGCCATCGCGAGCAACACGTGCCGGTCATCGCGATCTTCCACCGTGTTCTCGACGGCCGCGATCAGGTTCTCGTGCTCGCCGCGCACCCCCTCGGCGAGGGAGTCCCCGAAGAACAGCGGCCCCACGGGCTGTCCGGCCAGCCTCGCGAGCCATGACGCGGCTCGATCCCGAGTCGCCGCAAGCTCTCCGGACTCCGCGAGCCGTTCCGCCGCGTACGCACGGATCGGGTTCAGCTGCCGGAAGCGGTCACCGTTGCGCACGATCAACGACTTCGCCTCAAGCGCGCAGATCATCCGCCGCACGGTCGCCGGGTCCTCGCCGCACACCGCGATCGCGCCGTCCACGTCGAACCCGCCCAGCAGCACGGAAAGCCTGCGGAACACGGCTTGCTCGGCGGGGTCGAGCAAGCGGTGGCTCCACTCGATCGCCGCGGCCAGCTCGCGGTGCCGGGGCGGCGCGGTCCGGCTGCCGTCGGTGAGCAGGGCGAGCTGATCATCAAGTCCCGCAAGGATCTCCGGCAACGGCAACGCCCCGGCCCGGCGCGCGGCCAGCTCGATCGCCAACGGCAGCCCGTCCAGCCTGCGGCAGACCTCGGCGAGGATCCCGGCCGGCTCGGGCTCGAAGGCGGGATCGCCGCTGCGGGCGCGGGCGACGAACAGCCGCGCGGCGTCGGAGCGCAGCACCAGCGCCAGGTCGTCCCCGGCCTCGGGCACGGAGAGCTGACCGAGCCGGAAGACCACCTCGCCCGGCACGCGCAGCGCCTCCCGGCTCGTCGCGAGCACCCGCAGGCCGGGACAGCGCCGCAGCAGCCACTCGGCCAGCGAGGCGCACGACTCGATCACGTGCTCGCAGTTGTCCAGCAGCAGCAACACTTCCCGCTCGCGCAGCTCGGCGAGCAGGGCTTCGCGCAGGTCCGTCTCGGGGCGTTCACGCATCCCGAGCGCGGCCGCGAGCGCCTGCGGCACCAGCTCACCCCGGCCGACGGAGTCCAGCTCGGCCAGCCGCACGCCGCGGAAGCCGTGCACCGCCTCCATCGCCAACCGCGTCTTGCCGACGCCGCCCGGCCCGACGACGGTCACCAGCCGGGCGGAGCGCAGCAGCGAGCGCACGCGCGGCAGCTCCAGCTCGCGCCCGACGAACCCGTCGAGCGCCCGTGGCAGCGGGTCACCGACCGCGGGTGCTCTGCCCGAGCGGCGGCGGAAGGCGCGCTGACGGCACGCGCCGGAGCAGTACTTCGTCGGCCGCCCCACGCCACCGTCCGCCAGCGCGGTCCCGCAGACCGCACACACCCGCATACCACCGACCCTGCCCAGCGCGCTGTTTGTCCGACGTGAAGAACGGGTGAAAAAGTGAATGGCCGCTGGGTCTTGCTTGTGCGCGCAACGATGACGACAGTTGTCCCATCGCATTCAAGGCTTCAATGGAATGCGGCCAGGCCGGAGCGAGAAATTCGGCGGACCCCTGCTGTCCGCCGATTCCTCCCTGCTTCGCTCCGGCCTGCCAGTAAAAGGAGCCCTACTTTGTCACGCTCATCGAAGATCTTTGTGACGGCGATCGCCGCCGGACTCCTCGGGTTCTCCGGCACCGCCGTGGCGAACCCGGCCGACTCCTACGACCCGGCGATGCTGGACGCGCTGTCCAGCAGCCTCGGGATCAGCCCCGGCGCCGCGGCCGCGCGGCTGGACAGCGAGGGCGTCCAGCAGCAGCGGCTCACCGAGCTGCGCGGCTCCGGTGCGGCGGTGGACGGCGCGTTCTTCGTGAACGGCCAGCTCACCGTCAACGCCGCGGACAAGGCCACCTCGGCCAAGGCGAAGGCCAAGGGCCTCGCGGTCCGCACCGGAGCCCGCGGCGCCGCGGCGCTGGAGCGCATCTCCGCCGATCTGGACAGCGCCGCGAGCGCGCACCGCCCGGACGGGGTGAACTCCTGGGCCGTCGACCTGGCCACCGACGCGGTCGTGATCACCGTCCAGGAGGGCCGCCGCTCGGCCGCCACCGAGAAGTTCCTGGCAGCGGCCGCCAAGCACGGCTCGGCGGTGCGGGTGGAGACCACCACCGAACGCCTCGCCCCGACCGCGGACGTGTACCCGGGCAGCAAGATGACCTTCAGCGCCTCCGGCGGCGGCTGGTGCTCGGTCGGCTTCGGCGCCACCAACTCCTCCGGCCAGCGCTTCCTGGTCACCGCCGGGCACTGCGTCGAGGGGCTGCCCGACCTGTACCTGGGCAGCACGCACTTCGGCAAGGCCACCCACACGCGCTTCGGCATCGGCCAGGACAGCGTCGACATGGGCATCGCCCGGATCGACGCCGAGGACCGGATCATGACCTCGGTCGGCACCTGGGGCGCCGCCGGGACCGTGGCGGTGCGCGGCGCGAACCGGGCCGCGGTGGGCTCGACGATCTGCAAGTCCGGCGCCACCACCGGCTGGACCTGCGGAAACATCAAGTCCTACAACGTCACGGTGACCTACACCGACCCCAACGGCGGCCCGCAGACGGTCGTGCGCG
The window above is part of the Allokutzneria albata genome. Proteins encoded here:
- a CDS encoding ATP-binding protein; this translates as MRVCAVCGTALADGGVGRPTKYCSGACRQRAFRRRSGRAPAVGDPLPRALDGFVGRELELPRVRSLLRSARLVTVVGPGGVGKTRLAMEAVHGFRGVRLAELDSVGRGELVPQALAAALGMRERPETDLREALLAELREREVLLLLDNCEHVIESCASLAEWLLRRCPGLRVLATSREALRVPGEVVFRLGQLSVPEAGDDLALVLRSDAARLFVARARSGDPAFEPEPAGILAEVCRRLDGLPLAIELAARRAGALPLPEILAGLDDQLALLTDGSRTAPPRHRELAAAIEWSHRLLDPAEQAVFRRLSVLLGGFDVDGAIAVCGEDPATVRRMICALEAKSLIVRNGDRFRQLNPIRAYAAERLAESGELAATRDRAASWLARLAGQPVGPLFFGDSLAEGVRGEHENLIAAVENTVEDRDDRHVLLAMALASVWQQRELPAPARELLAETVERVPASKYRGMALAMAARFACFQVDRSAGLSLARQAVEAQRGRDDPIALADALDTLALALLVCEDVPAAVVAYRECLEVVRPLGRVAETAFCEYTVAWALFRVGDLAGAEEALAKCLPVLREHGSPAQLSAALHTAGALRLALSDVDGAERFFLEVLDVVPIDSSHMAPNIEGLALVEVERGDLVRALTLGAAAASIRDRLDIPAVGRWQDKVGARLAPARDRLTVAAVRSAITAGEALRGARLTAFLLRGKENRERDHPLTAREAEVATLVAEGLTNPEIARRLRVSGGTVAAHLNRIRDKLGLRSRTKIALWVAERFRNA
- a CDS encoding S1 family peptidase, with product MSRSSKIFVTAIAAGLLGFSGTAVANPADSYDPAMLDALSSSLGISPGAAAARLDSEGVQQQRLTELRGSGAAVDGAFFVNGQLTVNAADKATSAKAKAKGLAVRTGARGAAALERISADLDSAASAHRPDGVNSWAVDLATDAVVITVQEGRRSAATEKFLAAAAKHGSAVRVETTTERLAPTADVYPGSKMTFSASGGGWCSVGFGATNSSGQRFLVTAGHCVEGLPDLYLGSTHFGKATHTRFGIGQDSVDMGIARIDAEDRIMTSVGTWGAAGTVAVRGANRAAVGSTICKSGATTGWTCGNIKSYNVTVTYTDPNGGPQTVVRGLGSSSVCTAGGDSGGAYISGNQAQGMTSGGPMGQTCAFNGGNIPGKSSYFQPLSDALSYYGLSVQTAS